The Kryptolebias marmoratus isolate JLee-2015 linkage group LG9, ASM164957v2, whole genome shotgun sequence nucleotide sequence GTTTGTTGTTagattattagttttttaatttcttgccTGTATGTAAATGTTGTTGCAAACTTCAAGTCTAAATCCTCAATTTCTTCATAGTAATGGCACCAGTATGATCTCACTGATCATCCCTCCAAAGGACCAGATATCCAGAGTAGCCAAGATGTTGGCTGATGAGTTTGGCACTGCTTCAAACATCAAGAGTCGAGTTAACAGGCTCTCTGTACTTGGGGCCATCACTTCTGTACAGCAAAGACTAAAACTCTACAACAAGGGTATGTGTTGAAATTTAAACTCTGCTTTTATCAGAACGTGACCTAATGAAGGTGTattaaagtactttttaaatcaaagcttgTTTAGGCTGCTACAGTTATACATGTTGTATaagaaacatttcagagaaACCAGAAAATTACCCTCTTTAAAAATACTATAATATATTCTGTCTTCAACTGTTtcctaataaaatatatattgtttacTTCATCTTCATGTCTTTTGCCAGTGCCACCCAATGGCTTAGTTGTGTATTGTGGCACAATTGTGACAGAGGAAGGCAAAGAGAAGAAGGTCAATATTGACTTTGAGCCTTTTAAACCAATCAACACATCTTTGTACCTCTGTGACAACAAGTTCCACACTGAGGTGAGAGATTTCACatggtttcttttgtattttctattaAGGGATCAATCTTGGGAGTCTAAACTTGTCTTTagacattttcagtttatttgccacatttcacattgttttttttttctcgctaCCCGCTAACACAGGCATTGACAGCCCTGCTCTCTGACGACAGCAAATTTGGCTTTATTGTCATCGACGGTAGCGGGGCACTGTTTGGCACACTTCAAGGAAACACCAGGGAGGTGCTGCACAAGTTCACTGTGGACCTACCCAAGAAGCATGGTACTGACACACGAGAACAAAATacactatttttaattttgggggaaattaaagaaaaaagaatacaaaGCATTAGTTAAAAGCTTTTGGTTTTTccattaaacaaacataaatgtgtctttgtgtttcccCTTTCAGGCAGAGGAGGACAGTCTGCTCTGCGTTTTGCTCGTCTAAGAATGGAAAAGAGACACAACTATGTGAGAAAAGTCGCCGAGACCGCTGTCCAGCTCTTTGTGTCCAATGACAAAGTTAATGTGGCTGGAATGGTCCTGGCTGGCTCTGCTGATTTTAAGACGGAACTTAGCCAGTCCGACATGTTTGACCcagtgagtttgtgtttgttttcatagaATCCTCTGCCACCATAAGATTTATTACATTGTTACTAAataaatagaatagaatagaacagGCTCTTTATTTGTCCTTCAGCAGGGACTTTCACATTGTTGCAACAGCAGGTATTAATCATAATAATCGTATTATAATTAGTTCAGAAATCAGACTTAAAGCAATTTAGAAAAttgctttaaatcatttttcctGGAGAAGAAATCCAgaaaaaatggtttcttttttttaaagacttttttttattttttgccaaatatagaatataaatattttctctaaaaTGTAACTGGAATCAGTTTCTTTTGTGAGAAGGTCTAAATTCAGAACATAATCTGCTTATGTAGACCAAAGCTGCTTTTATAATACATGCTCAATATAGTTTTGTGTGCATGTTATTATTGTACTGTACTCAAGCTGTATACATGTTCTTGTTCACCACAGAGGTTACAGGCCAAGGTTTTAAAGCTGGTTGACATCTCTTATGGAGGAGAAAACGGTTTCAACCAGGCTATCGAGCTCTCAGCAGAGGTTCTTTCAAACGTCAAGTTCATTCAGGAGAAGAAGCTCATAGGTAATGCCACTTCTAGGTGTTGTTTTAAGGTGCTGTCTTTGATGTGGTGGATTTTTTCCCTgagtgttttttcccccttttctctATAGGGCGGTACTTTGACGAGATCAGCCAAGACACGGGCAAGTACTGCTTTGGAGTGGAGGACACACTCAAAGCCCTAGAGATGGGAGCAGTGGAAATCCTCATAGTCTATGAGAACTTAGACACCATGCGTTATGTTCTACGTGTGCATGGGGCAGAGAGCAATGGAGCCGAGAATGGTACATATATCACACCTGTTACTTTCAGCTGACCAAAAGACTTTCTGTGTGGTTTTGTTATTATAGAATTAGCATGTTTctatacttttgtttttcagatgagAAAATTTTGTACTTGACACCAGAGCAGGAGAAGGACAAGTCTCACTTCACAGACAAGGAGGTGAGTACCACAAAGGAAAGACATATCTATAAGTTAAGTCGAACAGTTACTGATAATTTCATGCTTTTCTGACCTTTGTGTTTCTAGACGGGGCAGGAGCATGAGCTGATTGAGAGCATGCCACTGCTGGAGTGGTTTGCgaacaattacaaaaaatttGGAGCCACTCTGGAAATTGTAACAGACAAAAGCCAGGAAGGGTCTCAGTTTGTCAAGGGCTTTGGAGGCATTGGGGGTGAGCACACAGAGGTTGTTGGGCGTTGCAGGATTTGTGACATTGTATTTTTGAACACTTGTGCAAAATGAAGAGGAATTGAGAGACATAGTGTGGTTCGTTTATCACAAGTTTGTAGGAAGATAAACAGACTTATAGCGTCAAGATGGTTGTTTAACTTTCCACCTGTCAACAACTGTACACACATTTCTCCTCTTAATATATTTTAGGATATTAGGAGTAGAGTGAAAGGATGTATACTgctatttatttgatttatttttacatgtattattattagttaATAAGTGGCATTAGATACTAATGTGTTAATCTCTCGGGGATTCATTTAGCCCAGTTTAATTTCCATCTTTGTTCTCCCACAATCTTGctggaaacacacaaaatgtcAAGCATTCATTTTACAGTAGTTAATCACCCTTTCTATGATCCACAGGTATCTTGCGGTACAGGGTGGATTTCCAGGGCATGGAGTACCAAGGAGAGGACGATGAGTTCTTTGATTTGGATGACTACTAGGTAGTCTTGGACTGGTAttgggagaaaataaaagaaaggaatgaatgaagaaataaggaatgaaaaaaaatgccaCCTCTCCCGCAGCAAGTGAGAGGGGAAACTGTGTTGaccatatatatgtatatatgtgtatcTACATATATATGACAGACACACCTTCCAATTTACTTGTTGTATACACAAACTTGCAAATACATCTGTGCACTCTCAAAATGCATCACACAGGCTGAAGAGTGAGATTTTCTTTCAGCCAGAGAGGGAGAAAGCCCTTCCTGAATATATCCCTGCCTTAGAGTGCTGGTTCCTTCCCCTTGTTGGATTGGACTCGACTCACATTGGTTCAgtttctttcctcttcctctccattTTGACTGAACACAACAGCAAGTTCCCAGATTGCTTGTTGCCCCTAACTTGGTCTGACGATGGACATTGGACTTGCTCCTCAGatatagaaaatatattttctttcctgGCCTCATAATGTCCCTACTCTCTCTATTTTCctctgctttctctctctctctctccttcctatttttttttttttttctttttgcatttcatttttttactggTAACTGCTGCTGTTGTATTTTATGAGAGCgggggattttttttacctgggATTTCTGTAGAGAAAGGGGGACAAAGtattaaatttaaactgctGAAAACCATCGCTACCTCCTCATCTGCTGTGGTCTTGATCCTGTGCCATGTGTGACTtcttattaagagtgctgtTTTTCCTGGTGTCCTGTCATGAAATATGCATAGTAGTTCTGTATAActgaaatatgcaaatatgTAGAGGTTTGATCATTTAGGAAACCACCACAACCTGACAGTTTATTCTAAAGTTGCTTGAAGCAAATCTGTGTATTAATCCAgcaatgattttttaaattttattttcaagatgcGATTTACTTTGCAGGTAtccttttatcctttttttaccaggttctaTAAATGGTGAGGATTTGTCTGAGGAATCTTTGCTTTTACATTTATGCATAGCCTAAATATATCAAAACCATACAAAGagtgaaacttaaaaaaactgacCCATCTTTCCAGAGAAACAAATTTGCTAACTGCTTTTcctaaagtaataaaaaagcaatagtggggtttttatttgtaattgcTTGTGaatgattttctttcagcaaTCTGTcattgacttattttttttaatacactaAATTTTAAAACGTTTACTATATAAGCTTGTGAATATTTAGCTTGTGACGCTTAAGATTGTCACATTTGCTTATCACGCTTCATTATCCCCTTGCATAATCATCAGAAGCGTGCGTCACACCTGTGGGTTTATCGAAAATTGGATTAGATTTGAAATTCTGTACAAGcgcaaagcaaacaaaaattgCCTGGATGGCTGTGGAGAAATTCTTGGGCAATGAGTGCTCAATAGCTTCCTCCTCATTACATGACATTACTGATAGTAAAGGAACCTGAACCAGTAAGAGTGAGGGATATATGGCAAACATGTACACTGCCAAATGTCTGTAATCTTTATTAGTGACTATTTGATACATAACAGCCTTAAAGATAAACTAAGTATCAATATGAAACACCAGCAAAAGACTGGCACACTGCAAAGACTAGTTTACAAAACCATGCCTGGTACTggcatttcactttttaaaattaatttattaatggATTCTAActagtgtgtttttgttgtgttttttgaaatCTGTCAGTCATGGGTTTTTGACAATGtgctgaaacaacaaaagaaattgTCAATTCCTGCACTGCACTTTAAATTCTGAccacaatttctgtttttttttttttttttttctcaagctaTATTTAAATGAGTAAGTGCCTTTAATTACATGCACAATGTTATAATGGCCAACATCCTGCAGCATTTCATAGCAACGCTATGCGGATGATTGATTTTGCCTTAGTGTATCCCTCTTC carries:
- the etf1a gene encoding eukaryotic peptide chain release factor subunit 1; protein product: MADDPSAADRNVEIWKIKKLIKSLEAARGNGTSMISLIIPPKDQISRVAKMLADEFGTASNIKSRVNRLSVLGAITSVQQRLKLYNKVPPNGLVVYCGTIVTEEGKEKKVNIDFEPFKPINTSLYLCDNKFHTEALTALLSDDSKFGFIVIDGSGALFGTLQGNTREVLHKFTVDLPKKHGRGGQSALRFARLRMEKRHNYVRKVAETAVQLFVSNDKVNVAGMVLAGSADFKTELSQSDMFDPRLQAKVLKLVDISYGGENGFNQAIELSAEVLSNVKFIQEKKLIGRYFDEISQDTGKYCFGVEDTLKALEMGAVEILIVYENLDTMRYVLRVHGAESNGAENDEKILYLTPEQEKDKSHFTDKETGQEHELIESMPLLEWFANNYKKFGATLEIVTDKSQEGSQFVKGFGGIGGILRYRVDFQGMEYQGEDDEFFDLDDY